A region of the Cydia strobilella chromosome 18, ilCydStro3.1, whole genome shotgun sequence genome:
TTACTAAAACGTGACAtcaagctttaaaaaaaaaacatgaaatgttAGCTGTCATCGTCCGGTAAAAGAATAGTGTTTGTTGAAAAGGAAGattttgtactatatattaGTTTATTAGACTTGCGGTAGTTTACTAAATCAAATTCAGTGATAATTGAGTGCAATTCACAAACATGGTAAGTCACAAAACCTGTATTTCACGATTTGTGTTAGGTTACCACAAACAACTTGCTTGGTCATTCCTGTTATAAACACTTATTTCGGCTTTATTTACAGGCCCGTCGTTATGATACACGTACCACAATATTCTCGCCGGAGGGTAAGTATTACTAGTCAGTCAGTTTAATCGCAATATGCATAAATCCAGTACTTTTGAacacagttttattttacaggTCGGCTGTACCAGGTCGAGTATGCAATGGAAGCCATCAGTCATGCTGGCACATCACTGGGCATTTTAGCAACAGACGGCATTCTACTAGCCGCGGAGCGTAGAAACACGAACAAACTTCTTGATGAAGTATTTTTCTCTGAAAAAATTTACAAGCTGAATGATGACATGGTCTGTTCGGTAGCTGGGATTACTTCTGACGCTAATGTGCTTACTAATGAGCTGAGGCTGATTGCCCAGAGGTACCTGCTGCAGTATGGGGAATCTATCCCTTGTGAACAACTGGTGTCTTGGTTGTGTGATGTTAAGCAAGCTTACACACAGTACGGAGGTGAGATTTCGCTTTTATTTCGAAAATATATTAACTATGAATAAAAGTGTGGTTTATTGTTGGTATCTGGCAGCCTGTAGGTTAAGTTGGCTTAtgcaaaatatatatgtaggtatcgtTTGAGAAATTTTGGAACCTTAAAATCATTTGGGCCATGACTATATTTAACAGGagtgttgttgttgtcctatggcaccccagaggtgcaaagggccttcacaagctcgcgccacgccttcctatcttcagcgaccctctggcctcgctccagctcaaccCAACCGCTCGTAGCTCACTCATGATAGACCGCTGCCAAGAGTGAGCAGGTCGCATATGACCACAGCTTCCGGCCGAATAACATCACTTTCATCAAAGTGATGTTATTTGTTTCCCCTCTCCGATTAGTATATCCTATCCATCTCCTATCTATTTAACAGGAGTGGCATTAGATAAATGTACAATTATGATGGCACGAAATTCATAGGTACTATGCTTCCACTTGTGGCTTTCACTGGTTCCCATCACAATTTTTCATTCCTAGTTGCTCTCCAAACTTCTATATTCCATGCtaaaattttctttctttcaaggTAAAAGGCCTTTTGGTGTTTCTATCCTGTACATGGGCTGGGACAAGCACTACGGTTACCAGCTCTACCAGTCAGACCCCAGCGGCAACTATGGAGGATGGAAGGCTACATGCATTGGTAGCAACAGTGCTGTGAGTTGTTTTTCTCTTATATTCACTAATAATACAGTAACAAATTACCAGAGGCTTATTTAAGGAAACTTGTAAGACAAGCAAAAGCCTGTATTTAATGAAAGGAGTTCAAAAGAGACTTCTaaatgtattacaagttacaagctaaAAGAATAGTAACACACACAAAGTTGTTTAATATTCAAGCCCGAACacctatttttcattttaaaaggtATTCATAGTAAGTATAAGTTTAATCAAAAAACCAACCAAATGTTTTAAATCCAGGCTGCAGTATCCAGCTTGAAGCAGGAGTACAAGGAGAACGAGACCACACTGGCCGAGGCGGAAGCCCTTGCAATTAAAGTTCTGAGCAAGACCCTTGACATGACCAAGCTGACTCCAGAGAAAGGTAAAAGATGGTTAATTTGTTGAGATGGTAGATCTAATGAATTATCATACAGGAAGCTGCAAATATGTCCGTCTGTcggattatgcgattttggtattaagaaaaggtaatagggtagatgtTTCCTGAGAGGGtggaatggatttacccgagtttgaagtttaGTGACACATATGCATAGCTTTGATCTGATTTGCATCCAATACGAAGACTTCTTTATTCTAGTT
Encoded here:
- the LOC134749263 gene encoding proteasome subunit alpha type-4; its protein translation is MARRYDTRTTIFSPEGRLYQVEYAMEAISHAGTSLGILATDGILLAAERRNTNKLLDEVFFSEKIYKLNDDMVCSVAGITSDANVLTNELRLIAQRYLLQYGESIPCEQLVSWLCDVKQAYTQYGGKRPFGVSILYMGWDKHYGYQLYQSDPSGNYGGWKATCIGSNSAAAVSSLKQEYKENETTLAEAEALAIKVLSKTLDMTKLTPEKVEMATLTRQDNKTVIRVLTNTEVEALISAFEKSEAEAEAAKKQPTKS